A region of the Ranitomeya variabilis isolate aRanVar5 chromosome 5, aRanVar5.hap1, whole genome shotgun sequence genome:
TTTCAGTTAATGGATAGGAGCAAACACCTCGGCACTCATAAGCTTCATAGCCTGCTGGGGCAATGATCCACGAATCCCAGCCAATATCCTTAAAATTGATGTAAAGTGAGGTCTTCCTGCAAGCATTGCCCTTTGCATTTCTTCGAATACGAGAACTGGCATCATATATGATGTTGGATCTCATCTGCAAAAGGGACTCCTCACTTGGCATGTTACCTTTTCCCCCAAATTCTAAATTCTCTTGGCCTACTTCCTGTTCATGACTTATCATTTCATTCAGTTCCTCCTTTTCTTCTTTCCTTTCGCTGCTTTGATCATCCGAAAAAACAACAAGCAAGGGTTCGTGCTTGGTTTCTGGTCGCACATCTATGTCCAGTTTTGCATCCACAGAATCTTCCAGATCAATGTCTGGGTTTTGTAAGTGAATCTCCAGCATTCGAGTGGTGAATTCTGATCTACTCCAACGAAGCACACCCTCAGTGATGTCAAACATTTCCCATTCGCTCACTGTTTTATATACCAGCCTAGAGGCCAGTTCCACCACCTTCCTTTCTCCTTGATCATCACTGCATATTTCATAAACAGTAATTTTTCGGCTCACTCCATCATATGGCACCCTGTCTCTTGGAACCAATATGTACAGCTTAAGCTCAGCCATTACTATTGCTTCGTGTTGAGGAATAGACACATTGAAGAATAGAGGGTATTTCTTCACCTCTGGGACATCGCTGTACGGCATGGAAAACTCTGTTTAAAAGATAAATATATATTAGAATCAAAGCCAAAATATAGTGTAAGCAGAACTCAAGTTATCAAGTAATCATCATGTAAATAAGGGAAAAAGGAATTCCAGTGATGCAGCAGGTATGGGAAAGATAAAATCCACAATTTATTGGGTACTTTAAAACAGTGGCAGGTCCTCCATTAGCATAACGACCTACGCGTTTCAGCGTTCAAAGCCTAACTCTTGGTAACCAAGAGTAAGCCTTTGAAAGCCGAAATGCGCAGCAGGTGTGTGAAAGATAAAATCCACACTTTATTAGGTACTTTGGTAACCAAGGGTAGGGTTTTGAAAAACGAAATGCACAGCAGCTGTGTGAAAAATAAAATCCACGGTGTATTGGGTACTTTAGTAACCAAGACTAAGGCTTTGAAAGTCAAAATGTGCAGCAAGTGTGTGAAAGATAAAATCCATGATTTATTGGGTACTTTAGTAACCAAGAATAGGGCTTTGAAAGCCAATACGCGTAAGAAGTTATGTTACTGGAGGAACTGCCACTGTTTTAAAGTACCCATTAAAGCGTGGATTTTATTTTTCACATGCCTTATGCCATGCTGGAATTCCTTTTTCTCTGCTTTTCTATTCAGCCCGTCCCAGGGTGGCTCTGCGTAAGTCTACCAGCTAGTCTTGCTGCAATTGTTTTCACGGTGAGCTGACTATCCTCTCCTCTTCATCCTT
Encoded here:
- the BMP10 gene encoding bone morphogenetic protein 10, which codes for MDPIALRVYVVVGLLVHCVSTSPIMGLEDDLPLYDEVLSEQDGFDFNSLLETMKDDFLKTLNLSGIPVQAPVKVEPPEYMLELYNKFAMDRTTMPSANIVRSFKNEEFSMPYSDVPEVKKYPLFFNVSIPQHEAIVMAELKLYILVPRDRVPYDGVSRKITVYEICSDDQGERKVVELASRLVYKTVSEWEMFDITEGVLRWSRSEFTTRMLEIHLQNPDIDLEDSVDAKLDIDVRPETKHEPLLVVFSDDQSSERKEEKEELNEMISHEQEVGQENLEFGGKGNMPSEESLLQMRSNIIYDASSRIRRNAKGNACRKTSLYINFKDIGWDSWIIAPAGYEAYECRGVCSYPLTENVTPTKHAIVQTLVHMKNSQKASKACCVATKLDPISILYLDAGVVTYKFKYEGMVVSECGCR